Genomic window (Campylobacter sp. RM16704):
CTTTAAAATGATATTTTATAGCTAAAAAATACAATTTACTCTTCGTAATTTTTAAGAATTTTATCAAAACCCCATAAATTTCTAGCTTCATTTGCTTTACTAACTTCTATTACAAGCATTTCTTCTTGATCGCCAAGTTGTTCTTGTACTTCTCCAAAAGCATTGATAAAAAAGCTATCTCCATAAAATTTCCACTCATTTTCTTGTTTTAAATTTCCTATGCGATTAACCCTTAAAATACTCGTTGAGTTTAAAAAAGCTCTAGTTTTTAAAAGCTCTAGCCATCTTTGATTACTCTCAAAAGTACTAGCTGTAGGAATGATGACTAAATCTATCTTTTTTTTCATAATCATTTGCCAAAATATATCAAAATGAGCTTCAAAACCAAAAAGCAAAGCACATTTTAGCCCTTCATGAGTAAAAGCAAAAAGTTTAAGTTTATCAGTTTTTTTATTGTTAAAAAATTTTTCTTCGTTCCAATGTGCATAAGGCATTAAAATTTGCTGTTCATATACTTTTACATTTTGCGGACCTACTTTTAAGCATATTTTTTTCAAACCATCGTTTTCCACGCTAATAAATGGAGCTATGATATTTAACTCATATTTTTTTGCAAGTTTTATCAAACTTGCTTTTTTACTTTGGCTTTGTTCTTTAATCATACTTTTTGGCATAGTTTTAAGCTCACTAAAAAAGCTATTTATGACATACTCGCCTAAAACTACTAAATTTGCACCACTTTCTTTAGCTGCCTTTAAATAATAATCAAGTCTTGATTCACTCAAAGCCAAAGTTGGAAATTGTAAAGCGACAATACTACTCATCTACTTGCTCGATTTCTAATTTTGCTTTTTCAAGCATAGTTCTTGCTTGTTTTATGCTTTTTAAACCTTCTTTGTAAATTTCTACACAAGTTTTAAGGTCTAAATCTTTATCATTAAGTTTTTCCAAAGAAAGCTCAGCTTGTTTGATATGATCTTCAAATTCCATTAATTACTTACCTTATAATTTGGTGCTTCAGCTGTGATGGTCACATCATGCACATGGCTTTCTTTTAAACCTGCTGCGGTAATTTCTACAAATTCAGCTCTTTCTTGGAAAGCTTTGATATCCACTGCACCCACATAACCCATAGAAGATCTAAGCCCACCTAAAAGTTGATGCACTACACTTTTTATACTTCCCACATAAGGCACCCTACCTTCAATGCCTTCTGGCACAAGTTTATCTTGAGCTGTGCCTTCTTGGAAATATCTATCCGAACTTCCTTTTTGCATAGCTCCTAAACTTCCCATACCGCGGTAACTCTTATACTGCCTTCCTTGATAAGTAAACAATTCCCCTGGACTCTCATCAGTCCCTGCTAAAAGTGAGCCTATCATCACACTACTTGCACCTGCTGCAATAGCTTTTGCAATATCGCCTGAGTATTTTATACCCCCATCAGCAATTACCGGTACATCATATTTGCTAGCTTCTATTGCACATTCATCTATAGCTGAAATTTGAGGTACACCTACACCTGAAACTATACGCGTAGTACAAATACTACCAGGTCCTATACCTATCTTAATCGCATCAGCACCTGCTTCACAAAGATCTTTAACCGCTTTTGCACTTGCAACATTTCCTACTATCACATCTACATCAAATTCAGCTTTAATCGCTTTTAATGTGTCAATAATCCCTTTAGAATGCCCGTGTGCACTATCCATTACGATAACATCAACTTCAGCTTCTACCAAAGCTCTTACACGATCAAGCTGACCCACACCAACTGCTGCAGCTACTCTTAATCTTCCATAGGCATCTTTGTTAGAATTTGGATATTCTTTGCGTTTTTTTAAATCTTTTATAGTAATCAAACCTTCTAAATGATTATTTTCATCCACTATTGGAAGTTTTTCTACTTTATTGGTAGAAAAAATTCTTTCAGCATCATCTAAGGTAGAGCCTTTTTTAGCTGTGATTAAAGGCATTTTAGTCATAACATTTTCTACTAAATTATCAAAATTTGTTTCAAATCTTAAATCACGATTAGTTAAAATTCCTATTAAAATTTTATTCTCATCTACTACAGGAACACCTGAAATTCTATATTCAGCCATTAATTCCAGTGCTTCTTTAACACTTGCTTTAGCTCCTATATAAATAGGATCCATAATCACGCCACTTTCACTTTTTTTAACTCTTTTTATCTCTCTAACTTGCGAAGCTATATCCATATTTTTATGGATTACTCCTATGCCACCAAGTCTTGCCATCATAATAGCCGCTCTATGCTCTGTTACTGTGTCCATAGCAGCTGAAATTAAAGGCATATTTAAAATGATATTTTTTGTAAGTCTTGTTTTAATATCCACTTCTTTAGGTAAAACTTCAGAATATTGAGGAACCAATAAAACATCTTCAAAAGTTAAAGCACGTTTGATGATTTTCATAATTTTTCCTTTATTTGTTTTTGATAATTTCTTCCAAGCTTAAAGCACCATCT
Coding sequences:
- a CDS encoding carbon-nitrogen hydrolase family protein → MSSIVALQFPTLALSESRLDYYLKAAKESGANLVVLGEYVINSFFSELKTMPKSMIKEQSQSKKASLIKLAKKYELNIIAPFISVENDGLKKICLKVGPQNVKVYEQQILMPYAHWNEEKFFNNKKTDKLKLFAFTHEGLKCALLFGFEAHFDIFWQMIMKKKIDLVIIPTASTFESNQRWLELLKTRAFLNSTSILRVNRIGNLKQENEWKFYGDSFFINAFGEVQEQLGDQEEMLVIEVSKANEARNLWGFDKILKNYEE
- the xseB gene encoding exodeoxyribonuclease VII small subunit is translated as MEFEDHIKQAELSLEKLNDKDLDLKTCVEIYKEGLKSIKQARTMLEKAKLEIEQVDE
- the guaB gene encoding IMP dehydrogenase, whose translation is MKIIKRALTFEDVLLVPQYSEVLPKEVDIKTRLTKNIILNMPLISAAMDTVTEHRAAIMMARLGGIGVIHKNMDIASQVREIKRVKKSESGVIMDPIYIGAKASVKEALELMAEYRISGVPVVDENKILIGILTNRDLRFETNFDNLVENVMTKMPLITAKKGSTLDDAERIFSTNKVEKLPIVDENNHLEGLITIKDLKKRKEYPNSNKDAYGRLRVAAAVGVGQLDRVRALVEAEVDVIVMDSAHGHSKGIIDTLKAIKAEFDVDVIVGNVASAKAVKDLCEAGADAIKIGIGPGSICTTRIVSGVGVPQISAIDECAIEASKYDVPVIADGGIKYSGDIAKAIAAGASSVMIGSLLAGTDESPGELFTYQGRQYKSYRGMGSLGAMQKGSSDRYFQEGTAQDKLVPEGIEGRVPYVGSIKSVVHQLLGGLRSSMGYVGAVDIKAFQERAEFVEITAAGLKESHVHDVTITAEAPNYKVSN